A genomic region of Nostoc sp. UHCC 0702 contains the following coding sequences:
- a CDS encoding type II toxin-antitoxin system VapC family toxin encodes MIFVDTSAWFASIVPSDTDHQAATLWVNQNTQPLITTDYIVDETLTLLRSRGESLRAISLGEAFFSGVLTTIYYLTEEDIRETWQIFRQFSDKNWSFTDCSSRVIMNKLHLTQAFTFDHHFRQFGFVNIVP; translated from the coding sequence ATGATCTTTGTAGACACCAGTGCTTGGTTTGCTAGCATCGTTCCCTCCGATACCGATCATCAGGCAGCAACTTTATGGGTTAATCAAAATACTCAGCCATTGATCACAACAGATTACATTGTTGATGAAACTCTGACTCTCTTAAGAAGCCGTGGTGAATCTTTAAGAGCAATTAGTTTAGGAGAGGCATTCTTTTCAGGTGTTTTAACGACTATTTATTATTTGACAGAAGAGGACATTCGAGAAACTTGGCAGATTTTTCGCCAGTTTTCAGATAAAAACTGGAGTTTCACAGATTGTAGCAGTAGAGTTATAATGAACAAACTTCATTTAACTCAAGCATTCACCTTTGATCATCACTTTCGTCAATTTGGTTTTGTGAATATAGTACCTTGA
- a CDS encoding antitoxin family protein has product MTITIEAVYEQGVLRLLQPIPLAEGTRVEVTVISTEAKPKTPREILAQIAAMPLEVSNDQFSGRDHDNILYPPSSST; this is encoded by the coding sequence ATGACAATAACTATAGAAGCTGTTTATGAACAGGGAGTACTCAGGCTATTACAGCCTATTCCATTAGCCGAAGGAACTCGTGTTGAAGTCACTGTGATTTCAACAGAGGCTAAACCTAAAACTCCTAGAGAGATTCTAGCCCAAATCGCTGCTATGCCCTTAGAAGTTAGCAATGATCAATTCTCTGGTCGAGATCATGACAACATTCTTTATCCTCCGTCTAGTAGTACATGA
- a CDS encoding type II toxin-antitoxin system Phd/YefM family antitoxin, translating to MESVNIHQAKTNLSKLLSRVELGEEIIISNRGVPIAKLVPFRASSNRISSLGQDRGRFVVPDDFNAPLPEEILAAFEGSEE from the coding sequence ATGGAAAGCGTAAATATTCATCAAGCTAAAACGAATCTCTCAAAGCTGTTGTCGCGCGTGGAACTTGGAGAAGAAATTATTATTTCTAACCGAGGCGTTCCCATCGCTAAGTTAGTACCATTTCGGGCTTCATCAAATCGAATCAGTAGTTTAGGGCAAGATAGAGGGCGTTTTGTAGTGCCAGATGATTTCAACGCACCTCTGCCAGAAGAGATTTTGGCAGCATTTGAGGGCAGTGAGGAGTGA
- a CDS encoding type II toxin-antitoxin system VapC family toxin, translated as MKLLLDTQCWLWWFTKPEYLNEVAIAHIADETNELWLSVASVWEIGIKVAIGKLALEDPLDSYISSRMALLAMRSLEITAPHALRAAALPLHHRDPFDRILIAQAQIEDMTLVSADPMFNKYEISLLWAAN; from the coding sequence GTGAAACTGTTGCTAGACACGCAGTGCTGGTTATGGTGGTTTACCAAACCAGAGTATTTGAATGAGGTAGCAATCGCCCATATTGCTGATGAAACAAATGAATTATGGCTATCAGTCGCCAGCGTTTGGGAAATAGGGATAAAAGTAGCGATCGGCAAGTTAGCCTTAGAAGATCCCCTAGACAGTTATATTTCTAGTCGGATGGCGCTATTAGCAATGCGATCGCTGGAAATTACAGCACCTCATGCTTTACGAGCAGCTGCGTTACCGCTGCATCACCGAGATCCTTTTGATAGGATCTTGATAGCGCAGGCTCAGATAGAAGATATGACGCTTGTCAGTGCCGATCCAATGTTCAATAAGTACGAAATTTCCCTACTTTGGGCAGCTAATTAG
- a CDS encoding ATP-binding protein: protein MSRWFNIAGPCQADIHYMLSPTTRLPDLEELIQQRSYFVVHAPRQTGKTTAMLALAQQLTATGRYAAVVVSVEVGSAFNHDPGAAELAILGTWYDTISIRLPNELQPPVLKQGQKEEPGHRIRAFLQAWAQSSPLLLVILIDEIDSLQDETLISVLRQLRDGFPNRPENFPSSVGLIGLRDVRDYKVASGGSDRLNTSSPFNIKVSSITLRNFNATEVQELYQQHTEETGQIFTLEAAATAFDLTQGQPWLVNGLAKEVVEKMVKDRNIGITKEHILQAKEILIARQDTHLDSLAEKLREKRVKDIIEPILSGQALPDTPADDRQYLIDLGLLRRDPAGGLVIANPIYREVIPRVLVEGTQDSLPHISPSWLTPEGELNIDALLAAFLKFWRQHGEPLLGSTGYHEIAPHIVLMAFLHRVVNGGGTLEREYAIGSDRMDLCLRYKDVTLGIELKVWREKKRDPLTEGIEQLESYLGRLGLDFGWLFVFDRRKNALPMEERLSTEVVLTENQRAITVIRA from the coding sequence ATGTCTCGCTGGTTCAACATTGCAGGCCCGTGTCAAGCCGATATCCACTACATGCTATCTCCAACAACACGATTACCAGATTTGGAGGAGCTAATCCAACAGCGTAGTTATTTTGTCGTTCATGCACCGCGACAAACGGGGAAAACCACGGCAATGTTAGCCCTAGCGCAGCAACTTACCGCAACTGGACGTTATGCAGCAGTAGTGGTATCGGTGGAGGTGGGAAGTGCATTTAATCATGACCCAGGTGCAGCAGAATTGGCGATTTTGGGAACTTGGTACGATACAATTTCGATCCGATTACCCAATGAATTGCAACCACCTGTTCTCAAACAAGGGCAAAAAGAAGAACCAGGACACAGAATTAGGGCTTTTTTGCAGGCTTGGGCGCAGTCTTCGCCCCTACTTTTGGTAATATTGATTGATGAAATTGATTCTTTACAAGATGAAACCCTAATTTCGGTGCTAAGGCAATTACGGGATGGCTTTCCCAATCGTCCAGAAAATTTTCCCTCTTCTGTAGGATTAATCGGTTTGCGGGATGTACGAGATTACAAAGTTGCATCCGGTGGAAGCGACAGATTAAACACATCCAGTCCTTTTAATATTAAAGTCAGTTCAATTACCCTGAGAAACTTTAATGCTACAGAGGTGCAAGAACTATATCAACAACATACAGAAGAGACAGGACAAATATTCACTCTAGAAGCCGCAGCAACAGCTTTTGATTTAACCCAAGGACAACCTTGGTTAGTTAATGGTCTTGCTAAAGAAGTTGTAGAAAAAATGGTTAAGGATAGAAATATTGGTATTACAAAAGAACATATTTTACAAGCCAAGGAAATATTAATTGCCCGTCAAGATACTCATCTCGATTCTTTAGCTGAAAAACTCAGGGAGAAACGAGTTAAAGACATCATTGAGCCGATTTTATCAGGACAAGCATTACCCGATACCCCAGCCGACGATCGCCAATATTTAATCGATTTAGGGTTACTGCGACGCGATCCTGCGGGGGGACTAGTTATTGCTAACCCGATTTACCGCGAAGTTATTCCCCGCGTTTTAGTGGAAGGAACCCAGGATAGTTTACCCCATATTAGTCCCAGTTGGTTAACCCCTGAAGGAGAGTTAAATATAGATGCGTTACTAGCAGCATTTCTCAAATTTTGGCGACAGCACGGGGAACCATTATTAGGTAGTACTGGCTACCATGAAATCGCCCCCCACATCGTATTAATGGCTTTCTTGCATCGTGTTGTGAATGGTGGTGGAACTCTGGAAAGGGAATATGCAATTGGTAGTGACAGAATGGATTTATGTCTGCGTTACAAAGATGTCACTTTAGGTATCGAGTTAAAGGTATGGCGGGAGAAAAAGCGTGACCCCCTGACTGAGGGGATTGAGCAATTAGAATCTTATTTAGGGCGTTTGGGGTTGGATTTTGGTTGGTTATTTGTGTTTGACAGGCGTAAAAATGCCCTACCAATGGAAGAACGTTTGTCAACTGAGGTTGTGCTGACGGAAAATCAGCGTGCGATTACTGTGATTCGGGCGTGA
- a CDS encoding cold shock and DUF1294 domain-containing protein, with amino-acid sequence MKPVLGKGRLTTWKDDRGFGFIQPSDGSQEVFVHISAFKEVKRRPQVGDSVHYQLTVDKNGKARACNASLEEGISSSVAPTKVTSKAVRKTSPLVFNTLLLSLIPGLGSIHFLLTTGNPIPLIVYPVMSFITFALYADDKSRAKQGQWRVPEKTLHLCEFFGGWLGAFVAQGKLHHKSSKVSYQIVFWLIVTLHIVFWLDWLFFGKALISLFLGSSFRK; translated from the coding sequence ATGAAACCTGTTTTAGGCAAAGGCCGACTAACTACATGGAAAGACGATCGCGGGTTTGGTTTCATACAACCCAGCGATGGTAGTCAAGAAGTCTTTGTTCACATCAGTGCATTCAAAGAAGTTAAACGTCGTCCCCAAGTTGGTGATTCCGTTCATTATCAACTCACGGTTGATAAAAACGGCAAAGCGCGTGCATGTAATGCTTCACTCGAAGAAGGTATATCATCTTCTGTCGCACCGACGAAGGTTACATCTAAGGCTGTGCGGAAAACTTCACCATTAGTATTTAATACGTTACTCTTATCTCTAATACCTGGTTTAGGTTCAATTCATTTTTTACTAACTACTGGCAACCCAATTCCTTTAATCGTTTATCCTGTTATGAGTTTTATTACCTTTGCGCTATATGCTGATGATAAATCTCGTGCAAAACAAGGCCAATGGAGAGTGCCAGAGAAGACTTTACATTTATGCGAATTTTTTGGTGGTTGGTTAGGTGCGTTTGTTGCTCAAGGAAAACTACACCACAAAAGTAGCAAAGTTTCCTATCAAATTGTATTTTGGTTGATAGTAACTCTGCATATTGTGTTTTGGTTAGATTGGCTATTTTTTGGTAAAGCTTTGATAAGTCTGTTTCTGGGTAGTAGTTTTAGGAAGTAA